The window GGGAGATGGGCAGAATCATACCCGCCTTGCCCTGCTCGTAGGGAGTAGGTAGACCAAAACTGGTCTGGTTCCAATCTaagtgagggagagaaaaaaaacaagcttATGAGATTTACAGAACTCCCAGTGATTGACATTATTGGGACAGTGTCGGCTCCTCCCATGAAGCCTACTCCTCCATTTTGATGAACACACTGCTGTACCTGTGGATGCTGCCACAGCACCAATGAGAAGAGGTGGTATGGCGAGGATGAAGCAGAAGACAGAGGCAGCATAGCAAGTGAACTGAGCCTGAGCCACAGTGGCTGTGGCCAGGACTCTCTGGTAGAAGGCCTGGTAACAGATTCCACCTAGAGTCTGAGAGAGTGAGACATTGAAATGGACCATAAAAATGTTAAAATCCAAAAAGTGACAGGATCTAAATGAGAAAACAACCAGCACAGAAAATAGAAAGGTCACACAATACAATGAAAATTATAGGGTCTTCGTTTGGGAGACATTTAGATATAGATCTATACAACAGATGGTCTGTGATGTGGAATCAACTAGATATTAGACCATGTTTGAGGTCTGAACATCTCTGACAAACTGTGAAATTGGAGTGAAATGTGACTTTTTAAGTTGACATTACCACCAGTAGCAGGTCATCCAGCCAGCGCCCTGCATCTGCCACCTTCAGCCTGCCGGTCCATGGCTCCTGATACAGTTTTGTCACCGCTGTGACTGTAATGTCTGTTGAGGCGGGGCTCATCAGTATGAAGGGCACACAGAACCACTGGaagggaaaaaacaaaaacacaaaatccCTGAAAGGAAAAAAAACTAAACCACAAATCCATTGAAAGGGAAGAAAAAAAGAAGTTGAAGCAATTCCCATACAGAAACTCTGACACGTAAATAAAGTGAATCTCGGcgtgtatatatatagtagacCACACACGTGCCTCACTCACTATAACACATTGACCCTAGAACCAATAGTTATTCCGCTGTCCCCATAGCAGGAAcctttgaagaacactttttggttccaggtagaacccttctgGGTTAAATGTTGAACCCTTTCCATAAAGGGTTCCCCTATGAGGACAGACAAAGAACCCTTTTGAAACAtatttttctaagagtgcaggACAAAGTTTTATCACCAGGCTGAGGAACATGAAGATGAGCTGGATGACATCAGTGTAGGCCACCGAGTACAGCCCTCCCAGTAATGTGTAGAGAACTGCCACGGCAGCAGACAGGGCCACAGCCAAGGGTGATGGGATATCCATGATCACACTCACCGTTCCCCCTAGAGCAAAGCATTGTACAGATTGTTCACACATTCTAGCTAGCGCAGTAGCATGCAAGCTTCTGTGTGTAGCCTATAGCCATCAACATCCCTGAGATCTAGTGTCATGATGTTGCTAGAAGGCCTCAACCATTCACGCAATGTATAACTTACAGACATGCCATGCAGGTTCATGCACTCATTCATGCATCAGGGAGTTGGCCAACATCAGCAACTAATAATGTAAGAATTTAGACTCATTCTCATGCTTCCAGATAATATGGTGGTGGAAAACAATTGCTTATTCTTCAATAAATTACATCAAAGAATCCCTCAGAGAAATCTAAGCTATAGAGACAGTTTTTCCACGTGACATAACCAGGTAAATGTGGCTCTAGTCCTGGCATGCGCTAAAAGGTGCTGTGATGGCTATTTTGCTGAAAGAACAACTGACTTACCTAATGCAGCGAGCACACAGGCTATCCAGAAGATGTCAGCAAGGAGTGATGGGACAAAGAGAATAGCAGTTAACGTGTTTCCATACTTCTCCTGGAACGGATCCATTATGGTGACGTAATTCTTCTCTCGGACCGGTTTCACAAAGAACAATGCACCTGCAGTCACAAATCCATTTACTGTGAATTATTTACCTTACACCACATGGTTGCCAtatgtttgatgccattctattcgctccgttccagtcattattatgagccatcctccactcagcagcctccacagccCAAGTGTTATGATAACATAACCATACATACCTACAACCAGGCTAAGGACGAAGCCTATTGGTGCGATGGCCCAAGCCAGGCCTCTTTTAGGGTCGTAGACCACCTCAGCATTGCCTAAGATGAAACCTCCTCCCACCCATGTAGCTGTAGAGAGTGGGTGGTCACACAGAACAACCACTAAACATTGAAAAACACTAGAGTACTTTGAAAGAGACTCAATGACTTTCAAATCTGGGTGATCTTATGTTACAAGTTAGTTAGGTTGACAACACACCTGTGGTAGTGAAGATGCTGACCCAGATGTTGAGGTTCCGCCCTCCAACCATGGCAACCTCACTAAGGTTTCCAGTGCACTTCCTCTCCTCGCGTTTGGACTTCCTGGACGCCCAGACGCCTGTCGCGAGGACGATGAGGTAGAACACCCCGATTGACAGCAGGCCGGGCCAGTTAAGCGCCAtcttcagggaggagagggaatttCTATAAGATACATGAATATAGACCATCGAGACTTAGGCCAATGTCACACAGAGATGGACGAAAacgtaaactcagcaaaaaaagaaacatcttctcactgtcaactgcatttattttgagcaaacttaacatgtgtaagtaTTTGtgtgaacataagattcaacagcTGAGACATAAaccgaacaagttccacagacatgtgactaacagaaatggaataatgtgtccctgaacaaagggggggtcaaaatcagaagtaacagtcagtatctggtgtggccacctgctgcattaagtactgcagtgcatctcctcctcatggattgcaccagatttgccagttcttgctgtgagatgttaccccactcttccaccaaggcacctacaagttcccagacatttctggggggggaatGGTCCTAGTcttcaccctccaatccaacaggtcctagacatgctcaatgggattgagatccgggctcttcgctggccatggcagaacactgaaattcctgtcttgcaggaaatcacgcacagaacgagcagtatggctggaagcattgtcatgctggaggatcatgtcaggatgagcctgcaggaagggtaccacatgaggaaggaggatgCCTTCCCTGTaaatgcacagcattgagattgcctgcaatgacaacaagctcagtccagaccatgacggaccctcctcctccaaatcgatcctgctccagagtacaggccttggtgtaacgctcattcctttgacgataaacatgtatctgaccatcacccctggtgagacaaaaccgctactcgtcagtgaagagcactttttgccagtcctgtctggtccagcgatggtgggtttgtgccaataggcgacgttgttgccggtgtctgatgaggacctgccttacaacaggcctacaagccctcagtccagcctctctcaatctattgcggacagtctgagcactgatggagggattatgcgttcctggtgtaagtcaggaagttgttgttgccatcctgtacctgtcccgcaggtgtgatgttcggatgtaccgatcctgtgcaggtgttgttacacgtggtctgccactgcgagggcgATCAgctctccctgtagcgctgtcttagactTCTCACAGTACGGAAattgcaatttattgctctggccacatctgcaatcctcattcctccttgcagcatgcttaaggcacgttcacgcagatgagcagggaccctgggcatctttcttacggtgtttttcagagtcagtagaaaggcctctttagtgtcctaagttttcataactgtgaccttaattgcctaccgtctgtaagatgttagtgtcttaatgaccctTCCACAGGTGGATGTTCATTAGTTGTTTATGATtcgttgaacaagcatgggaaacagagtttataccctttacaatgaagatctgtgaatttatttggatttttacaaattatctttgaaagacagggtcctgaaaaagggacgtttctttttttgctgagtttatatagttTTGTCCACTTTGTCCATCAAAAGTTAAACTAATTCATACTTTTTACGTATATCTAATGATAATTTGCATAATGTTTAGCAAAACTATGGTTGCCTCTTGATACAAACTGTTAAATCGCTCAGAGGCTGTCTACTATAAATGGCCAATATCCACCAGCAAGCAATGCTTCACCTAGCCACGCTAGCTTCGCCCTGAGTAGCTTGCCATGTGGGTGCTAGCAAGCCAACAACATGATGGGTACTGCTAGGTATCGACAGCCAATCCAGTAGGGGCTAGAAGCTATTCTAAGCTTCAATTGGTTGTGCAATATTGGCAATAATTTACATATATCAAGCTTTCCCCAATTTAAGTCATTCACTGTTCAGGATCTGTTCAGCGAGCTTCTCTTGCCTTGCTAACTTACTTCCTTACGCTGAAAATGAATGGGCTCCGTAACTTTGTCGGAGGCATCTCTTGCTAGTGGACATGCCCGGTAAGTGACGGATCACTTCAGTTTATTATTTCCAAAGAAATGTAGCTTGTGGTATCAAACATCATTCAAACAGGTAGGGAACTTATCAATAGCCAATCCAGCCCGTTGTTCAAGCTCGCGAGACCTTCCCTCCCCCGATTGGTTAATCACACAGTGGTTTTGTTCTGTGATTTTCATAAAGTTCAGCCTAACTTTTGCCTCTTTCTGTTCACCAGAAGTAGTTTGCATCACTCATTTAACCCAGGTGCTTTGCTGAAAAAATGTACGGCCATTGTGGTATGAGTCAGATTGACCCGTATAGTTTAAACACACTCAAGACAGTCAAAGAATCAAGTAAAAACATCCAAAACTTGATTTGGTCTTGTCAGACCTTTCAGAAAGAAGAAATGCAAGAACATTTGATTTAAAGAACTCTATATTTAAGAACTATTTGTTAAACATATTTTCTTTCTCACAAACAAGCATTTTCTGTTGGAGCTCATTTTTCAGTGTCTGTGTCAGAGATCTGCTGCCCTCACACTGAGAATCTTGGGCAAGCTCCTTTTCACCCAAACATAATTATAAAAGTGCAACCAGAACCAGTCAAAACAAAATACATCAGAAATGTGTTTATTTTGGACCTGTGAAATTATCTATACACATATGAAAGCCTCTGGGTCAAAATGACCCACAACATCATGTTTGTTACACTAAATCTACAGACATTCTACAACACATCAGTGTGTCCACATTTTGAGTTAGGTTCATGACGCTAAACGAGGACAAGGTATTTAATTTCATGGAGATAAAGAGAGGTTAACTAGTATTTTAGGGGTCAAGTTGATCAGCAACATAATAGGAGGGTTAACAGAAGGTGTTTCCCTCCTTTGAAAAATAATGACTCCTGCAATTTGTCACATATAGTGGACAACCTCTGACAATGTCTCCCTGTGTCTTTTCCTCCCATTGGAAATGACTTATTTCTGGTTGTTTAATTTCTCAAAGTAATGTCCATTATAAACGTGCTGTTAGGGTGAACTCCAATCTCATTTGCATAACACCAGCATTTAGAACAACAGAGAAAGGAGTCCACTCCACAGGAGTCTTCTCCACATGGAATATATGGGAGAAATGAACGTGAAACCCAAATAAGGGTAAAGCTAGGAGGGATTTGTGTTCAGAGatgttgccatagattttcatctTCACCTTAGCCCAATAACTCACCAAGGCAACCAGTAAAGAGAGAGCAGATAtgcattcagtcagtcagtcggtttCATTAACatgctgactcacacacacacacacacacacgcacgcatccCATACCAAAAAAATCTCTTTACAAAGGCATTACACTGGAACCACATACTAGAGGTGGATGGAAATATGTGAATGGTCTTGCACATAAGAAAATGGTaatgtatttactgtataatTACAAAATAGTTATGCTGGaggtcaaatcaaagtttatttgtcacgggcgccgaatacaaccttacagtgaaatgcttacttacaggctttaaccaatagtgcaaaaaaaggtattaggtgagcaataggtaagtaaagaaataaaacaacagtaaaaagacaggctatatacagtaacgaggctataaaagtagtgcggctatatacagacaccggttagtcaggctgattgagtcagaactaggaaactcggAAATGTCAAACTTGGAAACTAGTTGTAGAAAGATGATACTTTCCAAGTGTGAAATTTGGGTATCAGAATCAACCAATAGGAAGCTCTACGCAAACAACTTACGTTAATTTTAACTCCGAGGTTCCCGGGATTCTGACTTGTCTTAAATGTAGCATTACACTTTAATtactacacacacaaaaaaagttaTATCATTCTGCATTCAAATTCATTGTTTCATATATGGAAACTGAGACAATAATATTGTTATGTAAATAAACTGATCTTGTACAGTTCTGTAATATGTCTTCGCAATATTTTCGTAAGAccagacagtacagtacaccctTCAAATGTTATTATATTTCTAAATGTCAGTCAATTATGCAAGTACAGTATAACATTTTAATATAAATGTTGTCATATTTTAATGTTCCAATATTCAATAGATACTGTATCATATATTTAATTGATTTTATATACTTTGTAGTATTTCTCTTCAAGTTCAGTAGACACTTCTTTGATTGGTATTTCAATGCTGAAACATGTGTACTCCCAAGTACGATCAATATGGCACAACAAATACAAGATGCTAAGAACTGTTTAAACTTACCTCGATGTGCAATTTCCTTGATCCTCTCAGAGGAAAAACCTAAATGTACTTTGAGAACATCTTCTAACTCCTCCCTCTAGTCCTAAGAGTTTATTAGTGTAGTGAATATAACAAGTTAATAATTGATCAATACAGTACACTCATGTGGACTAAACTAAAAAAACAATTGTAGTAAAAATATGTTGACCACACTGTGAAAAATATATTTGTGGAATTTATGATTTACTGATATTTTAGCTTTGCACTACTACACTGCGCTGTATTCTGTCATCGTCAGTTACATCCCTTATAAGGAATCATTATGGTCTGGGATTCCAGTGCGCCAATTTCCTCATGTTAATCATTGAACTGCCTGGCCCATATCCATATCCTGCTGAGACATGGTGGCCCCCAATACAAGTTTGTTCAGGTGTGACCCCACAGCATAAACCCAAACCCAGCGGGACCAAGTGGTCACTTTGTCAAGGGTTAGCTTGCAACTCAAGCCAAACATTCTTTCACTGCAGGGAAACTGGGTCAATTAAAATCTAAGCTAAGTAATGCTCTGTTACTCAACTCCATATGTAAAGAAAAAGGCAAAAGGGAAATGTTGAGACTTTGAGCAACAACTGACCACTGTTGTCCTGTTGCGTGACCACATTCTTTCACAGTGGAGAGCTGAATAAAGGACAGGGCAACTAAAGCCTAGCGGCATTGAGAAACCCAGTGATAGTTTATTTTTTCAAAAGTCTCTCATTGATGTCACCCCCTGGGTTTGTCaacatccccctctctatccatcacAACTGTAAGAGGGGGATGAAATAGGACATGGCTGAATAATAGGGGCGGATGGGGCTGCTTTTTGAGGTGGCTGTATCTTGTGCATGGGTTGCTACAGGGTTTTGTCTAcataatgtcacgccttggtcttagtattttgtgttttctttattatttgttcaggccagggtgtgacatgggtttattgtattgtctattggggtttttgtaggcattgggattgtggttaattaggggtgtgtctagtataggcttggcgagtcaggtgattcttgttgtctctgatggggaaccgtatttaggtagcctgggtttcactgtgtatttcgtggttgattgttcctgtctctgtgtagtttcaccagataggctcggtcactttggtttttcttttttacttgttttggaagaagagaacgagcgccattctccttgcggagatggtgctaaatacatcaacacggacggtccctgggattgggctggccaacacgattcggtttgcttggaaggaaaaggagttggagcctttaggacgggaaacttttggaaggataatattgatggggattctaaagctgacggtgaaggacgtgttttgtttccaaggcaactcattggagggagcatacgacgtggcactatatacagaggaaaaacacgatgatatcctgagaagggcaagagcagtgggaggtgagaggccgatgtgccactatgaaataacaagcctggcgaagaataactttagggttgtaactgtcaacatttacaacccttacgttaaggacgaagaggtgagggcttttctggggagatacatggataacgtctcctcagcaaggcacctcaaagactcccttgggttttggaatgggaggagaggcttccaggccctcctcagagaggacccaaagggacatggtggctacctccatcctcctgctatgttctccctaggggctgacagggggacgttgttttatgcacgtcagcccccattttgcaggcactgtatggcctacggtcacatattcgcctcgtgcagtacaataaaatgcagattttgtggatctgaggaacacgaggcgagggattgtgacaagcctaagacgtgccatgggtgtggctcgtcagcacacctgtggcgggggtgcccggcccgtcagaggtcatatgcgtctgcggctgggggggggAGCAGGggcgggggatgggggaagaagaggaggggaaggaagcacgcctcatgaccagagtacaggtccagaggggaaggccacaaggaaggaggaggagcaagaagcggcggatggaagagagaaggaaacggaaggcacgggagtaggagaaccaggaaaagcatcggaagaaggcaaccgagtggaggagcatgagagagaagaaagcgagggaggagtggtggagaaggagacggtggaagagcaagtggactggggggaaagtgccctggtggaagagatgaggggtatggtggaggagctggcggggggggggggtggtatctctccactgccgccatcactaaagaagaggagggtgcgattggccgacagtgagagggaggggatggccaagagagtgatgggggtgggagaaacctctgggttgctgctggtttccctaggccctcaacttctgttgggtggggacacacctaacaagactcaggactgggtacaggaggaggtggggagttttttgtttggggactcaagcctccccaatttttttccaaaccagctgcaacactggggagggggaggattgtgggggtagacccagggtgcagggcaccccggagccaaacactattcctgcatcctgggatggtgagatggaggaagaggggggatgtCGGGTgtacggatggtgttctcaccggtagatatggagcaggggagcatcgggtgagtctcctgttttagttttttttctgtctgggtttagaatttgagtgtattacatgtttttattttttcatggggtctaattttacttttgttagtttaaatgtaaggggtttaagggattttgttaagaggagggcggtttttagttatttggagggtgtggggtttgatttttgttttttacaggaggttcacctgagggatggaggggatgttagtaggtttaagagggagtgggacaagggggagtcggtttggggtattgggggggtgcactcatcaggggtagggattttgtgtgggcacagggagttaaaagtggaggattcttttgtggtaatgcaggggagggttataggggtggatgtcacgataagggattgtaaatttagattagtggtggtgtatgggccacaggtggtggcagacagttgtctgggcggctgttgcctgttttcttttcggatcacaatggggtgctcctgcaggtgtggtcgccagtctgcctctttggtagggggtactggaagttagatcgggatgtgctggaggagcaggcttttgttgacgggatttatggtttcttttggaggcttgaaggcctccagtccatgtgcgagggggtgttagagtgatgggaattagttaaggtgaggattagggcttttataatagggtatgGCAAGAgtaaaaaaagggaggagaggagggaggtggatcgtatccaaaggttaattgaactcgaatacgaggcaggcaacctcggcgggtcgtttgactgggagagatccgcaaccctaaaggtgcagctcagggagttgcaggagcggaaggctcaatctttcctggagcgtgcgcatagtggctttctagaacataatgagacttgttctgctatgttctttaagttggttcgggccagacagagtaggaaggtaatgcatggtgttagggaagaaaatggtagtatagttagagaaccagaggatatggtcagggtgacaactgatcatttccaaggtttatttaaggaaagggaaatagatgtagagcagggaaatgtgtttatagaacacttgtccaggcggttgccggaggacattagagaagtgatggaggcccagatctcactaaaagaggttgagagcgctcttaggaggatgggaaaagggaaggtgcctgggatggatgggctgccggctgagttttatctcaagttttggggtatacttggaccagtggtcctcgaagtcttgaaggccatccttgagacaggggtcccggggggatcaatggctgttggtgtgctgtcacttttatataagaagggggaagtaacagaccttggcaactggcagccgttgaccatgctgtgtgtagattacaagctactagcaaaggttttagcagaccggttgcgcacagcccttccctacgtcgtccatgaggatcagacgtgcggggtagagggccgctctattggatggaacctacagttaatcagggactccatcgcttgggttgaagatagaggactgcctttaatggtagcagcgatagatcaggcgaaagcctttgatcgcgtgaatagatcctttttattcagagtgttaggtcgattaggatttggggagaagtttataggatggattcgtacattatatgtcggagcagggtgccgagttagtgtaaatagtcacttgggtgacgtttttgacctctcgtctggggtcaggcaggggtgcccagtCTCGGCTCTCCttttcgttctgtacatggagcctctgggggctgccattagggcagacacaggggtggaaggcttgctgatccctggaagtggtgggctgcgtgttaagatgacgcagtacgccgacgacacttcctt of the Oncorhynchus gorbuscha isolate QuinsamMale2020 ecotype Even-year linkage group LG25, OgorEven_v1.0, whole genome shotgun sequence genome contains:
- the LOC124014548 gene encoding high-affinity choline transporter 1-like, with translation MALNWPGLLSIGVFYLIVLATGVWASRKSKREERKCTGNLSEVAMVGGRNLNIWVSIFTTTATWVGGGFILGNAEVVYDPKRGLAWAIAPIGFVLSLVVGALFFVKPVREKNYVTIMDPFQEKYGNTLTAILFVPSLLADIFWIACVLAALGGTVSVIMDIPSPLAVALSAAVAVLYTLLGGLYSVAYTDVIQLIFMFLSLWFCVPFILMSPASTDITVTAVTKLYQEPWTGRLKVADAGRWLDDLLLVTLGGICYQAFYQRVLATATVAQAQFTCYAASVFCFILAIPPLLIGAVAASTDWNQTSFGLPTPYEQGKAGMILPISLRYLCPPFVSLAGIGAIAAAVMSSIDSALLSSASLFARNIYKNIFSKRASEKQILRVVKVSILLFGFMGAGLAMTTSSVYVFWILSGDVMYTVVCAQLICILFLPGKVNGYGALAGLVVGLLLRLLVGEPLLGVPGLMPLPWDSLHEDGCLLHVFPFRTGIMLVSLATILVVSRFAACLFLKGLLPDNWDVYGLGQKRRILMKDMVAKDLTEKIGLNTRQMDPSPHANTEDMRSLQ